A genomic stretch from Tenrec ecaudatus isolate mTenEca1 chromosome X, mTenEca1.hap1, whole genome shotgun sequence includes:
- the BRS3 gene encoding bombesin receptor subtype-3 — protein MSQEKPQAPNQTLISITNDTELSSAVISNDTTNKGWTEDNFPGIEVLCAIYITYTVIISVGILGNAVLIKVFFKTKSLQTVPNIFITSLAFGDLLLLLTCVPVDATHYLTDGWMFGRVGCKVLSFIRLTSVGVSVFTLTILSADRYKAVVKPLERQPSNAILKTCAKAGSVWVLAMVIALPEAIFSNVYTFQKRDNNSTFESCASYPVSERLLQEIHSLLCFLVFYMIPLSIISVYYSLIAKTLYKSTRNIPTEQQGHARKQIESRKRIAKTVLVLVALFALCWLPNHLLYLYRSFTYQTYVDPSAIHVIATIFSRIMAFSNSCVNPFALYWLSETFQQHFKAQLFCCKAKLPEPPPAGTPLSNLAVTGRVTGAGSLQVPEVSVTLIPECSVKKEEDSV, from the exons ATGTCTCAAGAAAAGCCTCAGGCACCTAATCAGACTTTGATTTCTATCACAAATGACACAGAATTATCAAGCGCTGTCATTTCTAATGATACTACAAATAAAGGTTGGACTGAAGATAATTTTCCAGGAATAGAAGTATTGTGTGCCATCTATATCACATATACCGTGATCATTTCTGTGGGCATTCTTGGAAATGCTGTTCTCATCAAAGTCTTTTTCAAGACCAAGTCTCTGCAGACAGTGCCAAATATTTTTATCACCAGCCTGGCATTTGGAGATCTTTTACTTCTTTTAACTTGTGTACCCGTGGATGCAACCCACTATCTTACAGATGGATGGATGTTCGGCAGGGTTGGCTGCAAGGTGCTCTCTTTCATCCGGCTCACTTCTGTCGGTGTGTCAGTGTTCACACTGACaattctcagcgctgacag ATACAAGGCAGTTGTGAAACCCCTGGAGCGGCAGCCCTCCAATGCCATCCTGAAGACCTGTGCCAAAGCTGGCTCTGTCTGGGTGCTTGCTATGGTCATTGCTCTACCAGAGGCAATCTTTTCCAATGTGTATACTTTCCAAAAGCGCGACAACAATTCAACATTTGAATCCTGTGCCTCTTACCCTGTGTCTGAGAGGCTCCTGCAAGAGATCCATTCTCTGCTGTGCTTCTTAGTGTTTTACATGATCCCACTCTCTATTATCTCTGTCTATTATTCTCTGATTGCCAAAACTCTTTACAAAAGCACTCGGAACATCCCTACTGAGCAGCAAGGCCATGCCCGCAAGCAG ATTGAATCCCGGAAGCGAATTGCCAAAACGGTATTGGTGCTGGTGGCTCTCTTTGCTCTCTGCTGGTTGCCGAATCACCTGCTGTATCTCTACCGCTCATTCACTTATCAAACCTACGTCGATCCCTCTGCCATTCATGTTATAGCCACCATTTTCTCTCGGATCATGGCTTTCAGCAATTCTTGCGTCAACCCCTTTGCTCTTTACTGGCTGAGCGAAACCTTCCAGCAGCATTTCAAAGCCCAGTTATTCTGTTGCAAAGCGAAGCTTCCTGAGCCTCCCCCTGCTGGTACCCCTCTTAGCAACCTGGCTGTGACGGGCAGGGTGACAGGTGCTGGCAGCTTGCAGGTGCCTGAAGTTAGTGTGACCCTGATCCCTGAGTGTAGTGTGAAGAAGGAAGAGGACAGCGTCTAG